A single region of the Bacillota bacterium genome encodes:
- a CDS encoding ABC transporter permease subunit: protein MTRDLLDAGSGRRRGIMGRLVRDAVFLAGVALLIFVLYATFKPPRGAGVVMPVGARRLPVYALFSFMRMLAAYVFALVFSLVYGYLAATRQRLQRVMLPLLDVMQSVPVLGFFPAAVYFFVSLFRGSRLGIEAASVFLIFTSQVWNMTFGVYESLTTIPADLLMASRAYGLDGPLRLRTLILPACVTKLVYNSMLSWAGGWYFLIACEIIALGPVNVTLPGLGSFLIGAAESGDFPMLVWGLTTLVFLIWLLDYAAWRPLGVYAERFKYEYGGGAPSGRSAIGGFRGWRRWPFNVIGRALAVLFYKVMFRVFGFGAGLSRAIASVGGRVAGAGGPGDGHEAAARPARVRILQATGLLIAAAVAGRVLYLFWSAIKPPWPPEASSIPLALAASTLRLAAAYLISLAWTLPVALWIGRNEKVYARLMPVFQVVASVPATALFPFIILLIVRTTGSMGVASVILVLTGMQWYLLFNLVGAVRAIPVDLLSAARAYGITGWLYVRSVLVPALFPSLVTGSITAWGGGWNALIVSEYVVYAGRTFESFGIGALLDRATYVTGSLQMIWLSLAAMVTLVVTSNRLLWRPLYDYAARRYRIEY from the coding sequence ATGACGCGGGATTTACTCGACGCCGGCTCTGGCCGGCGGCGCGGTATTATGGGGCGACTCGTGCGGGATGCGGTATTCCTCGCGGGGGTCGCCCTGTTGATCTTCGTCCTCTACGCGACCTTCAAGCCGCCCCGCGGGGCCGGCGTTGTGATGCCGGTGGGTGCGCGCCGGCTCCCCGTATATGCCCTGTTCTCGTTCATGAGGATGCTCGCCGCATACGTGTTTGCATTGGTTTTCTCACTCGTGTACGGGTACCTCGCCGCCACGAGGCAGCGGCTCCAGCGGGTGATGCTTCCCCTGCTCGACGTTATGCAATCCGTTCCGGTGCTCGGATTCTTTCCCGCGGCGGTGTATTTCTTCGTCTCTCTCTTCCGCGGATCCCGCCTCGGTATCGAGGCCGCCTCGGTTTTCCTGATATTTACCAGCCAGGTCTGGAACATGACGTTCGGGGTATACGAGTCGCTGACGACCATCCCCGCGGACCTCCTTATGGCCTCCCGGGCTTACGGCCTCGACGGCCCGCTCAGATTGAGAACTCTGATACTCCCCGCCTGCGTCACGAAGCTCGTATACAACAGCATGCTCTCGTGGGCCGGGGGCTGGTACTTCCTGATAGCGTGCGAGATAATCGCGCTCGGGCCGGTAAACGTGACGCTCCCCGGCCTCGGGAGTTTCCTGATCGGCGCCGCCGAGTCGGGTGATTTCCCGATGCTGGTATGGGGCCTTACCACGCTGGTGTTCTTGATATGGCTCCTGGATTACGCGGCCTGGCGCCCCCTCGGCGTGTACGCCGAGAGGTTCAAGTACGAGTACGGCGGCGGCGCCCCGTCGGGCCGCTCGGCGATCGGCGGATTCAGGGGCTGGAGGCGCTGGCCGTTCAACGTCATCGGCAGGGCGCTGGCGGTCCTGTTCTACAAGGTCATGTTCAGGGTGTTCGGATTCGGCGCCGGCCTGTCGCGGGCGATCGCGTCGGTGGGGGGTCGCGTCGCGGGGGCCGGTGGTCCGGGGGACGGCCACGAGGCAGCCGCGCGCCCTGCCAGGGTCAGGATACTCCAGGCCACCGGCCTGCTCATCGCCGCCGCCGTTGCGGGGCGGGTCCTGTATTTGTTCTGGTCGGCGATCAAGCCGCCGTGGCCCCCGGAAGCTTCGTCCATACCGCTTGCGCTGGCGGCTTCAACGCTCAGGTTGGCGGCGGCCTACCTGATTTCGCTGGCGTGGACTCTCCCCGTGGCTTTATGGATCGGGAGGAACGAGAAGGTGTACGCCAGGTTGATGCCGGTGTTCCAGGTGGTCGCGAGCGTGCCGGCGACCGCGCTGTTCCCGTTCATAATACTCCTGATTGTCAGGACTACGGGCAGCATGGGGGTCGCCTCGGTGATACTCGTCCTGACGGGTATGCAGTGGTACCTGCTGTTCAACCTCGTGGGGGCAGTGAGGGCGATCCCGGTCGACCTGTTGTCCGCCGCCAGGGCGTACGGCATCACTGGATGGCTGTACGTCAGGAGCGTGCTCGTTCCCGCGCTGTTCCCGTCGCTTGTGACGGGCAGCATAACCGCGTGGGGCGGAGGCTGGAACGCGCTGATAGTTTCGGAGTACGTCGTGTACGCCGGGCGCACCTTCGAGTCGTTCGGCATCGGGGCGCTCCTCGACAGGGCCACCTACGTGACCGGGAGCCTGCAGATGATATGGCTGAGCCTGGCGGCGATGGTGACGCTGGTGGTCACGTCGAACAGGCTCCTGTGGCGGCCGCTCTACGATTACGCGGCGCGTCGCTACAGGATAGAATATTGA
- a CDS encoding RluA family pseudouridine synthase produces MKSLTYRVDEQDAGARLDRWLAAKTGGELTRTHAQRLVKGGFVAVNGATEARPSWEVRPGSEVTVTIPDPEPLEAAPEDIPLDVVYEDRDVLVVNKPRGLVVHPAAGNRSGTLVSAVLFRCGDLKGINDIIRPGIVHRLDKDTTGLMVIAKNEEAYKLLARQVRDRLLKRHYLAMVHGVILENRFVIEAPVGRHPVHRKRMAVIASGKPSATVVKVLERFKAETLVECELRTGRTHQIRVHMSHTGHPVLGDPVYCRRRTPGLEGQALHAWRLGFSRPGDGQYVEFSVEPPADFQRVLDRLRAGGVAAPGGCT; encoded by the coding sequence ATGAAATCGCTTACTTACCGCGTCGACGAACAGGATGCAGGCGCCCGCCTGGACAGGTGGCTCGCCGCTAAGACCGGCGGTGAGTTGACCAGAACGCACGCGCAAAGACTGGTCAAGGGCGGGTTCGTGGCGGTAAACGGGGCCACCGAAGCCAGGCCGTCGTGGGAAGTGCGGCCCGGGTCCGAAGTGACTGTTACCATTCCAGACCCTGAACCGCTCGAAGCGGCTCCGGAGGACATACCACTGGACGTGGTGTACGAGGACCGCGACGTCCTCGTCGTGAACAAGCCAAGGGGGCTGGTTGTCCACCCCGCGGCAGGCAATCGAAGTGGTACCCTGGTGAGCGCCGTCCTGTTCCGTTGCGGCGACCTGAAAGGCATAAACGACATCATAAGGCCCGGCATTGTGCACAGGCTGGACAAGGACACCACCGGGCTCATGGTCATCGCGAAGAACGAGGAAGCATACAAGTTACTGGCGAGACAAGTCAGGGATCGCTTGCTCAAGCGTCATTACCTCGCCATGGTTCACGGCGTGATCCTGGAGAACCGGTTCGTCATCGAGGCGCCGGTGGGCCGCCACCCGGTCCACCGTAAGCGCATGGCCGTGATTGCGTCGGGAAAGCCCTCAGCGACCGTCGTAAAGGTGCTGGAGAGGTTCAAGGCCGAGACCCTGGTTGAGTGCGAGCTTCGAACAGGACGCACCCACCAGATCCGCGTTCACATGTCGCACACCGGCCACCCCGTGCTGGGTGACCCCGTGTACTGCCGCAGGAGGACCCCCGGGCTTGAAGGCCAGGCGCTTCACGCGTGGAGGCTTGGATTCAGCCGGCCGGGGGACGGGCAGTACGTGGAGTTCAGCGTGGAGCCGCCGGCCGACTTTCAGCGAGTGCTCGACCGCCTGCGGGCGGGGGGCGTCGCTGCACCGGGGGGATGCACGTGA
- a CDS encoding fibronectin/fibrinogen-binding protein, with product MPYDTLVMSAATAEITRALGARVAKIYQPRAMDVVIHLRKPGFDRALLLSASPEASRVQFTTLAIENPKFPPMFCMLLRKHLEGARLSGVERVPFERILSLRFDGRDDMGVPQVYTLLAEMMGRRSNIVLLDRAGVITDALKRSSLDVNQAREVLPGSRYSPPPARARISPLDLEPDTLAAWALEDPSRRLEDVLVDRVAGLGPALSRHVVSVGRNRSGPVSPGLTALAVAVVAALREAFSNHAPTAFSPVVYWDGERPVDYYCFPLDHLSGFESRRYETMSDALDAYYGAKLRADRFQSLQHSLRSAVKRGLDRAVSRLDSQQQDLAEGMKAEQYRLFGELLTAYGARIERSQEVRLPNYYEEAAPEVTIPLNPSMDAQANAQAYFKKYAKAKAAREQAGSRLRKTRAEISYLEQVAETIDLATTEGPLCEIRDELAAEGYIAATDHGRHGTTGRVAKTGRRAGGGGGAGPGGRSGPVGGTTGASEPVAMRSSEGFEILVGRNNRQNDLLWRNAKPEDVWLHAKNVPGAHVILRYSRDAGRPPEVWPAERSLLEAASLAAHHSKGRNNTKVQVDYTLARHVWKPRGAKPGMVLYDHERTIVVAPDPAPIGCTPR from the coding sequence TTGCCTTACGACACCCTCGTGATGTCGGCCGCGACCGCGGAGATCACCCGGGCACTGGGGGCGCGGGTCGCGAAGATATACCAGCCCCGCGCCATGGACGTGGTTATCCACCTGCGAAAGCCCGGCTTCGACAGGGCGCTCCTCCTGTCGGCGTCCCCTGAAGCGTCGCGGGTGCAGTTCACCACGCTCGCCATCGAGAACCCCAAGTTCCCACCGATGTTCTGCATGCTCCTCCGGAAACACCTCGAGGGGGCCAGGCTTTCCGGCGTCGAGCGAGTCCCGTTTGAAAGGATACTCTCCCTGCGATTCGACGGCCGCGACGACATGGGCGTTCCACAGGTGTATACGCTGCTGGCGGAGATGATGGGCAGGCGCAGTAACATCGTATTGCTCGATCGGGCGGGCGTGATAACGGACGCATTGAAAAGATCCTCCCTCGACGTGAACCAGGCGCGGGAGGTTCTTCCGGGGAGCCGGTACTCGCCTCCGCCGGCGAGGGCGAGGATCTCCCCCCTCGATCTGGAGCCGGATACTCTCGCGGCGTGGGCGCTCGAAGACCCCTCCAGGCGCCTCGAAGACGTGCTGGTGGACAGGGTCGCCGGTCTCGGGCCCGCGCTGTCCAGGCACGTTGTCTCGGTGGGGCGAAATCGGAGCGGCCCGGTCTCACCCGGCCTCACCGCTTTGGCGGTGGCCGTTGTCGCCGCGCTCCGCGAGGCGTTTTCAAACCACGCGCCAACCGCATTCTCACCGGTCGTCTACTGGGACGGTGAGCGACCGGTCGATTATTACTGCTTCCCGCTGGATCACCTGAGCGGGTTCGAGTCCAGGCGCTACGAGACGATGAGCGACGCCCTGGACGCCTATTACGGCGCGAAACTGCGAGCAGACAGGTTCCAGTCGCTGCAGCACTCGCTGCGCTCGGCGGTAAAACGGGGCCTGGACAGGGCGGTCTCCCGCCTGGACTCACAACAGCAGGACCTCGCCGAGGGAATGAAGGCCGAGCAATACCGGCTGTTCGGCGAACTCCTGACGGCCTACGGGGCGCGAATCGAGAGGTCACAGGAAGTGCGGCTACCGAACTACTACGAGGAGGCGGCGCCCGAGGTCACTATCCCCCTGAATCCCTCGATGGACGCCCAGGCGAACGCTCAAGCCTACTTCAAGAAGTACGCGAAGGCCAAGGCAGCCCGCGAGCAAGCCGGGTCGCGCCTCCGGAAGACCCGGGCGGAGATCTCCTACCTCGAACAGGTCGCCGAAACGATAGACCTGGCGACCACCGAGGGGCCTCTTTGCGAGATCAGGGATGAGCTCGCCGCCGAGGGGTATATCGCGGCCACCGACCACGGTCGCCATGGCACAACAGGCAGGGTGGCAAAGACGGGACGGCGCGCCGGCGGAGGCGGCGGCGCGGGGCCGGGCGGGCGGTCCGGCCCAGTGGGCGGAACGACCGGTGCGTCGGAGCCGGTGGCAATGCGGTCTTCCGAGGGGTTCGAGATCCTGGTCGGGCGGAATAACAGGCAGAACGACCTCCTGTGGAGGAACGCCAAGCCCGAGGACGTCTGGCTCCACGCCAAGAACGTGCCGGGAGCTCACGTGATCCTGCGGTATTCCAGGGATGCGGGCCGGCCGCCGGAGGTGTGGCCCGCCGAGCGCTCGCTGCTCGAAGCCGCTTCACTGGCGGCGCATCACAGCAAGGGGCGCAATAACACGAAGGTACAGGTGGATTACACGCTGGCGCGTCACGTGTGGAAACCGCGCGGGGCGAAGCCCGGCATGGTGCTGTACGACCACGAGCGTACCATTGTGGTAGCGCCGGACCCCGCTCCTATTGGATGTACTCCTCGATAA
- the lspA gene encoding signal peptidase II: MIAKKVVRTLMTPNQSIPVIPGVFHLTYVLNPGAAFGLFAQRTNYFIAVSVVVIALILLFGNRLARGNRVLQAGFGLMLGGAVGNLVDRVVAGKVTDFMDFRIWPVFNVADASIVIGVGLFALDAFFGKDSRGQR, translated from the coding sequence ATGATAGCGAAGAAAGTAGTGCGCACCCTGATGACTCCGAACCAGTCGATCCCGGTAATCCCCGGCGTGTTTCACCTTACTTACGTCCTGAATCCCGGGGCCGCATTCGGCCTGTTCGCGCAGAGGACGAACTACTTCATCGCCGTGAGCGTGGTGGTGATCGCGCTCATCCTGCTTTTTGGGAACAGGCTCGCGAGGGGGAACCGAGTCCTCCAGGCCGGTTTCGGCCTGATGCTCGGGGGCGCCGTGGGTAACCTCGTCGACCGCGTCGTGGCCGGGAAGGTCACCGACTTCATGGATTTCCGCATCTGGCCCGTGTTCAATGTCGCCGACGCTTCAATAGTGATAGGCGTCGGTCTTTTCGCGCTCGACGCCTTCTTCGGGAAGGACTCACGGGGACAACGATGA
- the pyrR gene encoding bifunctional pyr operon transcriptional regulator/uracil phosphoribosyltransferase PyrR codes for MHVSKRRIRARIMDADAMRRALVRIAHEILERNKGTEDLALVGIRRRGVPIAIRLRDKIKEIETQEVPVGILDITFHRDDLHGRIPEGETLTQIPFDVNRKKIVLVDDVLFTGRTTRAAMDALMELGRPTSIQLAVLIDRGHRELPIRADYVGKNVPTSLKENVSVRLKESDCEDAVVIEEYIQ; via the coding sequence ATGCACGTGAGCAAGCGGAGAATAAGGGCGCGGATAATGGATGCCGACGCCATGCGGAGGGCCCTGGTCAGGATCGCCCACGAGATACTGGAGAGGAACAAGGGCACCGAGGACCTCGCGCTCGTCGGCATACGCCGCCGGGGAGTGCCCATCGCCATACGGCTCAGGGACAAGATCAAGGAGATCGAAACCCAGGAGGTGCCGGTCGGCATCCTCGACATCACCTTCCACAGGGACGACCTCCACGGCAGGATCCCGGAGGGAGAAACGCTGACGCAGATCCCGTTCGACGTGAACCGGAAGAAGATCGTGCTTGTCGATGACGTATTGTTCACCGGCAGGACCACCCGCGCCGCGATGGACGCGCTCATGGAGCTGGGCAGACCCACGTCGATCCAGCTTGCGGTGCTCATCGACCGCGGGCACAGGGAGCTGCCCATCAGGGCGGACTACGTCGGGAAGAACGTCCCCACGTCCCTCAAGGAGAACGTGAGCGTGAGGCTCAAGGAGAGCGACTGCGAGGACGCGGTGGTTATCGAGGAGTACATCCAATAG
- the ileS gene encoding isoleucine--tRNA ligase, whose amino-acid sequence MKYDETLNLPRTSFPMRANLPAREPEIQNMWNRAGIYHQVVEARKGRPKFILHDGPPYANGDIHIGTALNKILKDILVKFATMDGYDSPYVPGWDTHGLPIELQAIKALGLDRSKIGPVDLRKRCAEFALKYKDIQKEQFKRLGVRGDWENAYLTLSPAFEAEQVKVFGEMAKKGYIYKGLRPVYWCPSCETALAEAEVEYQDAKSPSIYVSFPVEHGKGLLPDDAAVVIWTTTPWTLPANLAVCLHPEFDYALYRTEKGRFLMASGLVEKAMKDIGFAAYEAEETFKGIELEGVTLRHPFVDGRIVPVVPGDHVTLAEGTGCVHTAPGHGHEDFEIGRKYNLGVLQPLDGKGVFTEEGGKFAGLHYDKANREIVKELEDRDRLLKFGFIQHQYPHCWRCKKPVLFRATEQWFASVEKFRDEALKAVGSVKWIPAWGEERMSNMIRERADWCISRQRVWGVPIPIFYCEDCGEILVNDETIQAVSDLFAREGSDAWFLRGASEILPPGVKCKCGGTRFTKEKDIMDVWFDSGSSHAAVLDHRPGLTWPCDVYLEGSDQHRGWFQSSLLTAVATRGRAPYRQVVTCGFVVDGEGRKMSKSLGNVIAPARVIDQYGADILRLWVASSDYKQDIRVSPDILAQLAEVYKKIRNTIRYLLGNLYDFDPVRDRVGKAEMLEIDRWAMHRLHRLIQRVGEAYRDYEYHLVYHDIHNFCVLDMSAFYLDVLKDRVYTFGAADPRRRAAQTVMHEVAVALIKMIMPVLTHTAEEAWQLVPKAPGEPWSVNLVEWPEVNEEFIDDSLGDRWEKVLSVREMVSKALEMSRARKEIGSSLEACVELYPDDGSSAEFLKEWLGELPTIFIVSQVRLHEAGEAVPAEAVRFDGGPAVMVSRARGVKCERCWNYSETVGTDAGHPTICGRCSDVLKEHFAAR is encoded by the coding sequence CCGAGGACCTCGTTTCCCATGCGCGCCAACCTGCCCGCCAGGGAACCCGAGATCCAGAATATGTGGAATCGGGCCGGCATCTACCACCAGGTGGTCGAGGCGCGCAAGGGGCGGCCCAAGTTCATACTGCACGATGGTCCGCCGTACGCCAACGGCGATATCCATATCGGGACGGCGCTCAACAAGATTCTCAAGGACATCCTGGTCAAGTTCGCCACCATGGACGGGTATGACTCGCCGTACGTCCCCGGCTGGGACACGCACGGGCTACCCATCGAATTGCAGGCGATCAAGGCGCTAGGGCTGGACAGGAGCAAGATCGGCCCCGTCGACCTGCGCAAGCGGTGCGCCGAGTTCGCCCTCAAATACAAGGACATACAGAAGGAACAGTTCAAGCGGCTCGGGGTCAGAGGCGACTGGGAGAACGCGTACCTCACGTTGAGCCCGGCATTTGAAGCCGAGCAGGTCAAGGTATTCGGCGAGATGGCCAAGAAGGGGTACATCTACAAGGGGCTGCGGCCGGTTTACTGGTGCCCCTCGTGTGAAACGGCCCTCGCCGAGGCGGAGGTGGAGTATCAGGACGCGAAGTCGCCTTCGATATACGTGAGTTTCCCCGTGGAGCACGGGAAGGGCCTTCTCCCGGACGACGCGGCGGTGGTGATCTGGACGACCACCCCGTGGACGCTGCCCGCCAACCTCGCGGTATGCCTCCACCCGGAGTTCGACTACGCGCTGTACCGCACGGAGAAGGGCCGGTTCCTGATGGCGTCGGGACTGGTCGAGAAGGCGATGAAGGATATCGGGTTCGCAGCGTACGAGGCGGAGGAGACGTTCAAGGGCATCGAACTCGAGGGCGTGACTCTCCGCCACCCGTTCGTCGACGGCCGCATCGTGCCCGTCGTCCCCGGCGACCACGTGACGCTGGCTGAGGGCACGGGGTGCGTGCACACGGCCCCCGGTCACGGCCACGAGGACTTCGAGATCGGGAGGAAGTACAACCTCGGCGTGCTGCAACCGCTGGATGGAAAAGGCGTATTCACCGAAGAGGGCGGCAAGTTCGCGGGCTTGCACTACGACAAGGCCAACAGGGAGATCGTCAAAGAGCTGGAGGATCGCGACCGGTTGCTCAAGTTCGGGTTCATCCAGCACCAGTACCCGCACTGCTGGAGATGCAAGAAGCCGGTGCTGTTCAGGGCTACCGAGCAGTGGTTCGCCTCGGTGGAGAAGTTCCGCGACGAGGCGCTGAAGGCGGTCGGATCGGTGAAGTGGATCCCCGCCTGGGGCGAGGAGCGGATGTCCAACATGATCAGGGAACGCGCCGACTGGTGCATATCGCGCCAGCGCGTTTGGGGTGTGCCGATCCCGATATTCTACTGCGAGGACTGCGGCGAAATCCTGGTCAACGACGAGACGATCCAGGCCGTGTCCGACCTGTTCGCCCGCGAGGGCTCGGATGCGTGGTTCCTCAGGGGAGCCTCCGAGATACTGCCGCCCGGTGTCAAGTGCAAGTGCGGCGGTACGCGGTTCACGAAGGAAAAAGACATAATGGACGTGTGGTTCGACTCCGGATCGTCGCACGCTGCCGTCCTCGATCACCGGCCGGGACTCACCTGGCCGTGCGACGTGTACCTCGAGGGGAGCGACCAGCATCGTGGATGGTTCCAATCGTCGCTCCTCACGGCTGTCGCCACCCGCGGACGCGCGCCGTACAGGCAGGTCGTCACGTGCGGCTTCGTCGTCGACGGCGAGGGCCGCAAGATGTCCAAGTCCCTCGGGAACGTCATCGCCCCCGCCAGGGTCATCGACCAGTACGGGGCCGACATATTGAGGTTGTGGGTGGCCTCCTCGGACTACAAGCAGGACATCAGGGTGTCGCCGGACATCCTGGCGCAACTCGCAGAGGTGTACAAGAAGATACGCAACACCATAAGGTACCTGCTGGGTAACCTGTACGACTTCGACCCGGTGAGGGACCGCGTGGGCAAGGCCGAGATGCTGGAGATAGACCGGTGGGCGATGCACCGGCTGCACAGGCTGATCCAGCGGGTGGGCGAGGCCTACAGGGATTACGAGTACCACCTCGTGTACCACGACATACACAACTTCTGCGTCCTGGACATGAGCGCTTTCTACCTCGACGTCCTCAAGGACCGCGTGTACACCTTCGGCGCCGCTGATCCGAGGCGGCGCGCGGCGCAGACTGTGATGCATGAGGTGGCCGTGGCCCTGATCAAGATGATAATGCCGGTACTTACGCACACCGCGGAGGAGGCGTGGCAGCTCGTCCCCAAGGCGCCGGGTGAGCCGTGGAGCGTGAACCTGGTAGAGTGGCCGGAGGTCAACGAGGAGTTCATCGACGACTCCCTCGGGGACAGGTGGGAGAAGGTCCTGTCGGTTAGGGAGATGGTCTCCAAGGCGCTCGAGATGTCGAGGGCCAGGAAGGAGATTGGGTCCTCGCTCGAAGCGTGCGTGGAACTCTACCCGGATGACGGGTCCTCCGCGGAGTTCCTCAAAGAGTGGCTGGGCGAGCTGCCCACGATCTTCATCGTCTCGCAGGTCAGGCTGCACGAGGCCGGCGAGGCGGTCCCCGCGGAGGCCGTCAGGTTCGACGGGGGACCTGCGGTGATGGTGAGCCGCGCCCGCGGGGTGAAGTGCGAGCGGTGCTGGAACTACTCCGAGACGGTGGGGACTGACGCCGGGCACCCCACCATATGCGGAAGGTGTTCGGACGTGCTGAAGGAGCATTTCGCCGCCAGATGA
- a CDS encoding ABC transporter ATP-binding protein — MALLEIRDVRRTFVEEGRSIEVLGGVSLSVDEEQYVSIVGASGSGKSTLLRMVVGIDDPSSGTILYRGNPVHEAAESGRIAMVFQSFALFPWLTVMGNVEVALEARGVEPGKRRQIADRYIDKVGLDGFEEAYPRELSGGMKQRVGIARALAVEPELLCMDEPFSALDPLTAQGLREEVLRLWNDDSLPVSSVIMVTHSIDEAVLMSDRVIVLSRRPAAVAADIRIDLPRPRSIKDPAVQNVIDGVYSYIL; from the coding sequence GTGGCGCTTCTGGAGATCCGTGACGTCAGGCGTACGTTCGTTGAAGAGGGACGGAGCATCGAGGTCCTGGGCGGGGTCAGCCTCTCCGTGGACGAGGAGCAGTATGTCTCGATAGTCGGGGCGTCCGGCTCGGGGAAGAGCACGCTCCTGAGGATGGTGGTCGGCATCGACGACCCCTCGTCGGGGACCATCCTCTACCGCGGCAACCCGGTGCACGAGGCTGCAGAGTCGGGCAGGATCGCCATGGTGTTCCAGTCGTTCGCGCTGTTCCCGTGGCTGACCGTCATGGGCAACGTCGAGGTCGCGCTCGAGGCCAGGGGTGTTGAACCCGGGAAGCGGAGGCAGATTGCGGACAGGTACATCGACAAGGTGGGACTCGACGGTTTCGAGGAGGCGTACCCGAGGGAGCTCTCGGGCGGGATGAAGCAGAGGGTGGGCATCGCCAGGGCGCTCGCCGTGGAACCGGAGCTCCTGTGCATGGATGAGCCGTTCTCGGCGCTCGATCCGCTCACCGCGCAGGGCCTCAGGGAAGAGGTGCTGAGGCTGTGGAATGACGACTCGCTCCCGGTGTCCAGTGTAATCATGGTCACTCACTCGATAGACGAGGCGGTGCTGATGAGCGACAGGGTGATCGTGCTTTCGCGCCGCCCCGCTGCCGTGGCGGCGGATATCAGGATTGACCTGCCGCGCCCCAGGTCGATAAAGGACCCGGCCGTGCAGAACGTGATAGACGGGGTTTACTCTTATATCCTTTAG